The following coding sequences lie in one Hippopotamus amphibius kiboko isolate mHipAmp2 chromosome 7, mHipAmp2.hap2, whole genome shotgun sequence genomic window:
- the LOC130857679 gene encoding 60S ribosomal protein L23a-like: MSPTFQGPKTLRFRRQPKYPQKSTPRRNKLHLYTIITTEVTMKKREDHSTPVFIVEVKANEHQIEQTVKRLYDVAKVNILTRPDGEKKVYVHLVPNCDALDVADEIEIT, encoded by the coding sequence ATGTCACCTACCTTCCAAGGGCCCAAAACACTGCGGTTCAGAAGGCAGCCCAAATATCCTCAGAAGAGCACCCCTAGGAGAAACAAGCTGCACCTTTATACCATCATCACCACCGAGGTGACcatgaagaagagagaagacCACAGCACACCTGTGTTCATTGTAGAGGTCAAGGCCAACGAGCACCAGATCGAACAGACTGTGAAGAGGCTCTATGACGTGGCCAAGGtcaacatcctgaccaggcctgATGGAGAGAAGAAGGTATATGTTCACCTGGTTCCAAACTGTGATGCTTTGGATGTTGCAGACGAAATTGAAATCACCTAA